Part of the Apostichopus japonicus isolate 1M-3 chromosome 13, ASM3797524v1, whole genome shotgun sequence genome is shown below.
TTGTATGGATCTTTTGCTACTTATCTCTTCTGAGATAAACTGAGCCTGCTAGACAAAACGCTTGTGGTTATACCTGGAATAATGGCATTTAGAGAGACAGTGTTTGGTGGGAAAGGGTTACAAAATATCCCAGAgctgggaagggggggggggcaaattatgatatgaatatttatgtggaCTAATCCATCATGTAATTTCTGATTGGTTACCATATTAGTTGGTCAACTGCATCGTTGCTAGAAGTAACCAATAGGATGGGGGGAGTCATGTGACCAAGAGTTGTTGTCACTTACTTCTGGTAAAGTTGTACCTTGTTTAGATTAGGTCTGGAGAGTTCGATTTTTCATTTAGAGAGAACAAGACTTCTCTTGCTTAAtctgttgtacttgtaatattttgttaatgaaGAAGTGTTGTATATATTGGGAGTTTTTGAAGATATCCATCATGTAACGCTATATTCTTAAATTATGATGAGACTGTCATAATAGTTTCCTTTTGGGAAGTGTTCTGGATCTTGTAGAGATGGTAACAATTAATGGACgttttgtatttcacttaatTGTTGTTCTTGGATCCTACCTGTACTTTGTATTTACCTAAGTAACCGGATGCTACCCCACCGAACTGTAGACGTCACTCTAAACTTGTTTAAACCATTTTGTAAATCGCTGGAGTGTTGTTTGTTACGGAGCACACTGATACACACCGGAACCCTACTTCGCGAAAATGAACTTTCCGCGATTAAGTAAGAAAGCGAGCAGTTCACGACACAACCAGTTTAAAACCAGATAAGTTTAAGTATTCCTTTTATTGTAACCTTGTCATGGCCATAGACAATAAGTTTTAAGTTTTTCTAAGTTCTAAatgttcagtgtatagtacagtgcACACCGTGACCTTATTACTGTTTCATATTGTCTATACCGCCTGTGCTGCATCTTGATGTACAGTGTTCAGTACCACAGTAACCAGTATGTTATGTAACTGCAAGAATGAATATTTAAGAGTGTGGTCAAGTTGACATATTTGTAATGTAGATCCTTTTGATTGTATTGTGCCATTGATAGCCTTGTTATATCCCCATTTCCCACAATTAGAGGATTGAAAATATAAGTAGTTCATGGcacatttctttgtgttttgtgtCTTTCATTGTAAACCTGTGTAGAACTAACTCGGCAGTTGTAATTGAATATCAGCATTGAACCATTCGGATATGGAGAGAATTTTATCCTGTCTTGAGACCTAGGCAGGGCCGGATTTAGATATGTGGAGGCCCGTGGGCAACCTTCAGTGGTGGAGGCCCCCCCCTccagtgatcgccgtcctgggggaggtatgtaaggggaggggtattggATTTTTTCCAATAATTAAGGGTTCTTGGATGCGAAATGgtgcagtattttgtgatttctgaagtaaattttgtgaattatgaagaattttcattacgGTATGTAGGCCTGTTTGCCTGCAAAATTTTCAGTACAAGTAAAAAGGTTGCTACAACCTCTCTCACTCTCTGGAAactgcaaaatgttttcaaaatcaaGGTTAGGGTTAGAATATCAGGTCAGGGTCCATTAAAAGGGGATGTGGAGCATTTTCTTTCATAATCCGACGTCAAAAATGACTAAAGTTATCTAGAAATTGGGTTCTGGAGAAAGGGGGTGTTGTCCCATTTCCAAGAATTTGATCGGCCTGCATATGCTAATTATCCCGGAAAACCGGAAAAACTCACACCCCGGGCCTAAACTTGCTTTTAGCTGGACTGGACTAACATGATTCATGACGAACATGTTAATGCCAATTGCCAACTGCCCAGACGTGCACGGgcctgtgtatgtgtgtgtagagGGGGTGAGAAGACAGTTGTTTCATCATTGCACATGAAAAGAATCAATTAGCAATACCTGTCTGAAACCTAGCGGGAGGTGATGACAGGCGCACTGTCAGGGTGTACTGAAATGTTTCAACCAAAACTATTAACCTAGTTCTAAAGAAAATAGACGTTGAGATTGATGACTTTGGATATTAGGCCAATCATGTTTGTCTGCCGACGTGTGATTTGCAATAACGGGAAAACAACCACTTAGCTGTTTCTACCATTCACAAAGAGatacaattaaaattgaatatgaCTTCAAGCGTATGCATGGCGTAAGCCGCGCGCaatatgattttgattgatgatatttgtcagcctacatttaattttttttcttcaaatttccccttatatatattttttcatgaagTATGTGGAGGCCCCTTGTTGTGGAGGCCCGTGGGCAGCTGCCCACGTTGCCCATTGGTAAATCCGGCCCTGGACCTAGGCCCACTTGATACACATATTGCTGACCCATTGTCCTAATTACCTTGACCGAAGGTAAGGAGGGTTACATATACAACTAATtgacccttccccctcccaaattCTTTTATAGTGAAAGGTACATGATTCTTTCTATAGGGAAGATTCCATCTACGTTATGTGGGCCTTTTGtttgagtgcaagaaccctattgttttgggtgaaggtgtgtattgccacgtacagtagactgacctatCTGTATAATGCCATaatgtaattgtacatcaacaTAGTGGTCTATAGTGCAATGAAGCCATCGAAACCGCAATGCGTTCGCATTCTGGTTAATATTGTATCACGAGTGTTATATACAACTAAgtgaaccccctccccttcccacctGTTTTATACTAAAAAGTACATGATGCTTTCTGTAGGAAGATTCCATCTACGTTATGTAGGCCTTTTGCTGTACGATTTTTCAAACCAAATTCATTATTGGTCAGAGGAAGTGCTTGTCCTTTAACGTGAATGCGTTTTTATTTTCCGTGAAGCTGTTCTCTGTCAGGCAGACCTGAATACTAGCTGTGCAGCTCTTCTTTGTTTGGAAATCAATACTGGAATAAACTTGAAGGTGTGCATATGttcaaaatgttctttttttcctcGGTTACCATGCTTAGACGGTGTGTTTGGTCATGTTTACCCATCACCGCTCATCATAATGCATATCATTCGTAACACTGTAACTAATTGCGTCTTGTAGGGAGAAATCCGTATTCTATTTTTAACGTATACTAGTTTGGAACCAACTACAATGAACAATATTGATTGTGGACAAGTGTAGCCAGTGCGATGAAGGCATACATAAAGAATGAAAGCTCCAATAAACGCATGCACCGTCCATGGTTTTTGTCTGTCGAATTTAAGATGAGCTGGAATTCTCACAGTGGAAAATGTACCAGCCATGGAGGGTCACGTGAACTGCTCCAAGGTGCTACTAACATATTATTTAACCCTTTGTCAATTCAAAGACATAACAGAACATCACTTTAACCGATGTTTACGGTAAATTTTAGAATATTATGTTCGGATGATAACGTTGTCCAGATCATCTATCCGTCTCATAAATAAAAGGGCAAGGAGACTTGTGTTGCTGAATTTGTTGAGGAACAACGAATGCAGTCGTCTAATTCTCGTGTCTATGTACATTTGCGTACAGTTTTGATAAGATGCGCGCGATCCGGCTTTAGTTTGActgtttaaaagaaaatactccAAATGGCAATATTTTCGTGATTTTCTTTCATGAATGCAAAGATAAGCAGTTGTTCGCAGGGTTAGGAAGTTTGGAGGGCGAGATcgaagtgaaaataaaaaagtgatGTTTCACCGAAGGTCCGCCCATCAAGAAAATATCCAATAGAACAAAGAGCAGCCCTGAAGAACGCACTAAACAAAACGGAAGATGTAATTGTCAAACAAACAGAACCAAGTGAATGGGTTAATAGTCTAGTGACAGCCATCAGACACAACGGGGAGTTGCGATTATGCAAAGATCCTCCTGACTTGAATAAGACACTGCAGATGGAGCATTATTAAATTAATACCATTGAGCTTTTAAGTTTTACATAGTGATAGATGCCTCATCCGGTTATTGGCAATTTAGGCCAGACGAACTTAGTTCCAAATTATGCACTTTTAATATTCCTTGTGGGAGGTATCGGTTATAAAGGCGTATCCCAAATCACTTTGAATGTGGGGAATGGGGTTGGTGTTCTTTTGGTTAGATAAATGGCTATTAAAGAATTAACATGTAATTTGTAATGTGATTCTTGACAGTCCCAGTCTTTGTTTAAACATCTAATAAGTAATGTTAATATCAAAGAACAGATGTAAGTAAAATTCATGGCTTATATACATCAAACGTTTTGAGTCAGCGAGACGACCTCATAAAGGTCATATACCCAAAGACTGGGATTGAGATCATTAACTCCATGGATTGCACACTCTCTCGTTCCATGCCTTGAACTAATATATCGTTACTCGTGAAACGGGTCCCCTAAAACGCTATAAGCCACTCTTCTGGGTGTATTTTGTTACTTATCTATTTTTCTCATATGCCTTGAACCAGCCTCACGGTCGACAACGGGTCaagtaaaaggaaaacaacTTAGTTTCTAGAAAACTTCGAATTATTCGAAAGGTAGCCACTTGGTGTGTAATCTCCCGTCTATAGGATTGAATACTTACCCAAATATGGTTTTGCGAGTGAGGCGTTGACACAGGAATACCCTAACTTCTTACAAAAGCCCAAGCTACCTGTGGCAGTTCACGGATAAGAGTGTCCCCCTCGACATAAACATTGGGTTCCTCGTTAAACAAATCTAGCAGAAGTCATGTTCTCTCGACCTATTCAAATTGCTATAATTTAGTGATAAAGCGAATTCATTTAATTTGGTATTTCTTGTATGTACAGAATCTAAAACGTGATGGACGCCGATTAAATATGACTATAAATGGAGTGTAGGGTATATCCCGCCTGTTGCGCAATACAGTACCATATATCCTAGCTATTTTCTGTTGGCCGAACAGGGCTTACGCGAGAATCATTCAATTGTCTGTATGGATAGTTAACGAAAGCGAGAATGACAACAATATCAACTGCTGATTTTTCTATAAGTGATTATTATGCCATAGATATATTTACAAAAGATATACAAGGTATCAAAACGTAAAGGAACATTGTAGTAAATGTTGCCTGCCCTATCAGAATCCGTATTTTGTATTTATCTAAGACATATCAGGTATATCAAGCAAAATTGACACTGAAACTAAACATTTATGAATAGTTTTGATGTAGGCCTGATTGACTAATAGGCGAGATATTTTATGTCATCACTGATCCAAGTCATATAGAAAGTCCGCATCTTCCGACATCATATTTGGAAACAAGGATGCGTTGATAAAAGCTTTACATTACACATTCTTGTATATTTGATAATACTATTACCCGGTCATACTCGTATACTACAACTCTACACGGTGATGacagttatttatttaccattaTCTTGTATTCATTTGAGACGTTCCTAAAGTTTGGTTATGTAACTGTATCTTGATTCTGATTGACTGCAGGGGGAAAGAGAAATATACTCGGAACAACTTTCCAAATCTACCAAATATCAGTGTACTTAATTTGACCGAATATAGCATTAATATTGCCACTAATCAGAATCAGCCTCTGGGAGAGTTTTGCTACAAAATGAGCATTATTTAATGGGTAGTTCGTGCAGGGTTCCTTACCCTCCTAAAACGTCCTTATCACATGTCAGACGCTTTGATATATTAGTTAATGATACCATGCACAACCGACTAAGGTTTTGAACTCAAACTGGGATAGTTTTAACGGAGTTAATCAGCTGTCGGAGTGAGTGCCTACTCATGTAGTACTATTTTAGGATAATTGCCTCTTCTCGTGCTAGTACCTTCACGGATTTTACTCGTGCTAGTACTCAGGGCATTTTGGATTCTAGTACACTTGTGCAATATTAATATTCCAACTCTAGCATCACTATGACGAAAGCGTAGATAATAtaagaacataaaaaaaaaataaaaaatacatctAAAAATAGTAAATTCTGAGTATAAACAACCACCCACACAGGCATAACAAAACAGCCCGAAAATACAGAGCAGATTTCATAACCTCATCGTTACATGTGGTTGAGATATGTCGCACTACTCACAAACAAAGCAAAGACAACCAGTGTCAAATTGACAGAGAATTTGACTGAATGATTACACAAGTTTTCGTCGCAAAGACATACTTTTGCATCATCGACAGTAAGTCCCAGGCTGTCAGCAATCAGAGACAGTGAAGCTTCATAAAAGGGGTTAATTTCGTTCAGCATATCTTGACCATAGCATTTATTCTCGATTGGTTGAAACAGTGTTACGCAAGCTGCATCTTTCCCGGTAATGGATACATCAGAATCTGCACGAAAGATGTGAAGATATAATGATTTCTTATTCAACTTAGTTTAAAAACACATGCTGGCACATCATGACTTGTTGAAAActgcaacaaaacaaacattttgctTTTTAGCTTTCTACATTTTCGTTTCGATTTAGTGCTGCTCAAATATATCTATAGCaaacaattaaatattaaatggatattttagtgactgaaaatgtaaaactgaTATTGAATGAAAGATATTCTACACTGTTAATTGGAAACTGATACTTCGCAATATCTTATCTCTTACTCGAGAAGTGGTTGattgcaagggcgtaggaaccgggggggctggggggggggggcgccagcccccccagtgaaaaatgtggaggggcggaagtatcattccgcccccccccccacttcgcaagtcaaaaaacccctttttcatttccaaatgagaaaaaaaatctcatttggagcaccaaattgcatctaaggccaggtgaaaatacaaaattaagtttacaaaatggagtgggtgttgaagtgtgctatattgcaccaaattgcatctgaggccacctggaaatgcaaaaaaaatccaaaggggagggggatccccctccccttagacccctcccccaggccggccatcagtcttcagccccccccccactcaaaagtaacttcctacgccactggttgaTTGCATGTATGTAACCTATTTTCACTGGTTAAACCTTACCTTATATAGTTTCAGGAAGTGGATCACAGTGTAGGAgggtctgtgtgtgtgtgtgggggggggggggggttgtgtgtaTTGAAAAGCTAAAGTTAAGCTCAGAGGTGGGTTCGAAGGACAATTTGACACGTGACGTTGATTTGAGGCAACCAAACTCACCACACAGCGTCCCACAATTAGATGGAGTGACTTTTGTATTATTGTTGTAAAAAGGGTTTAACAAGGGCTTTTGTAGTAAAATTGGAAcagtttttcatttaaaaaatgatgcTGTTCATTAACAAGACGTGAAATTTCTAAATTATGATAAAGTTCACATTTGAGGTTTCCAACAAACTGGGACTCACGTTTTCTCTCCCTGACCACCAGCTCCGTCCCTTTCGGCGTTGCCGCCCCAGCTCAGGCTATTACAATctttttgttgatttatccttgaaacctgatacattaaTATAGATTTTCAGGCGAATTATGTAATCTATGGCGGCTTACTGTGTATATTGTGGTGAGGCTTTACGAGCCATTTTTCAAAGCGAGCGTATTCAGTCAAACAGGAAGCGGTTAACTTAAAATTCGAATATTATAGAGTTTTtaggttactgaataatataaattgtctttgatccctgccttcgtTATTAATTGTACATTCTATGTTATTTGGAAAGTGTTGCCAAGTTTGACCTTTACCTCCTTTTTTTTGCAAAACGTATTCTAGTACAAATTACACCAAGTATGACGTTTGACCTCCTACGATCATGTGCCCCTTGGCATGTTCAATTTAACAATTAAATAATGCACTGCAAACTTGAAAAGTGCGGTATCCCACATGGTTTCTGGGTTTCGGTAATTTTGTCGTTTTCGTACGCGCATAACTGCCTAACTACTGTTTTGGTAATTTGTCCTGTGGCTTCATAAGTCATGGAGGCGCTACATCCCATATCCATGCACGCACCCACAAAAATGTATAGTCATTCGGCTATACCGTTTAGGAGTTCGTaacaaacttttgttgttgttaacaCACCCACACGTGCACCTAtagcacacacgcacacacacattaGTTTTGCCCCCAACTTAAAAAGATGTTCCCCCATGTTACTGTGCAACCCTATGTTACCGCAAACCCCATCCCTAGTAAGACACCAACTCAAATAGTTACAGTTTGGAACTTTAAATTTGGGTTTTGTTAATACTGCACTTTTACATTATCATCGTTCATCTTGTACTATTTATCTGACATCGTGTACTTTTATATTATCATAAGGCAGAAGTGATTCGTTGGCATCGTGCCATTGCACAAATAGGCTTATTAAATGTGGTAACTCTTCGTGAAATGTCTAACGTGTGAAACATGAATAATCATGAATGATTTACAATTTAATCACTTGTTTTTATATTACCATCCTGTACTTTTACAATATCACCATGTAATTTTTCTATCATCTTCGTTTATTTTTGTATGTTTAATCTTATCAGCATGtgcttcatattattattagtaatatcattatcattatcatcatttgCGATCCTTATGGCGTTCCGAATTCATAAAttgtttaacatgttccaaagaCTCTTGAATGAAAAAAGGTCTTACTCGATAAAGCAAACGTGCTTTTAGAACACCGGCTTCCAGGTGGACAAGTCACTGTTGTCCTTTTCACGGTGAGAAACGTATCACGAAATTCATTACAAGTGTCCCCATAAGAACTGCAATCACTCTCTACACTCAGATAGCAATCAAGTGCTTGTGCTCCTGAAAGAAGGATATAAAGACATAAACAGAAAGGAACTCTGAACCTTCTGGCGAGGTTATACCACGTTATACCACGAGGCGAGGTTATACCACGTTATACCACGAGGCGAGGTTATACCACGTTCCGACGGGGAGCACTATCAATGAAGTCAGGGGCGTCACTATGGGGAGTGGTGGGTGTGACAATCATGACGTTTCGGGGAAATAGTTGTCGGGAACTTATCTCATGGAGACGTTTCAAGATACAGCGGGCCTCTATCTACTATCAATGTTtcaagatataggcctatatctacTATCAATGTTtcaagatataggcctatatctacTTTCAATGTTTCAAGATATAGCGAGCCTATATCTACTATCAATGTTTCAAGATATAGCGGGCCTATATCTACTTTCAATGTTccaagatataggcctatatctacTTTCAATGTTTAAAGATATAGGCCTTTATCTACTTTTATGAAGAGAAAGCAGAAACAGAAAGATAACAATTTTAAATGATACAAGCAACTATCAGGCTCACAATGGAGAAGCAAAAGCATTACCATTCCTAAAAGAAAGCAGAGCTTAAATTAGATGTAAAGCCAGGATGGACAACATATTTTAGAGTAGTCCAGtaaaaagcattgagatatgacaaacaatattcacattggcagctgataAACCGAGATGGacacttttcttgtattcagcatacagattgatctctaccaagacaacaggcttcttctcAAGCCtagacaaatatttttaaacgtACTCTCTATTTGGCCCGGGGCCGTGACTACAAATATACTCGCGAAAACTCGGCACTATATATGGTTGTTGTTGAAGTCTCCAtcgtacagatctacaacatcaatactttctaagCACTCAGGCTAAGGTTAGGCATTTGGGCAGATACGTGGTGCTACGacattgcacattggaaaattatttttctgtgcagtatgaaattaaaactttttccaccaaaagtaagtgttgaacataGTAAAACATGTCgtagaatcataaataagcagctaggttTATTGAAGTGTCTcaaacaaattacaattaaattaaagaaaaaacatctgcaaaaatacctacgaagatagcttatattctgttacattagggctcctcgattactaggcatatactatacagtagctaggtgtgcgcgCGTCtaaagcctatacagtacctcactgctacgtTGAACCATAACCCAGTCGATTAGTGCGACTTCGTACATTCTCCCAGTTATATACCATGTTCGTTAGCTGCATATTGATGCGCGAATAATATCATGATTACTCCATtgcactgcctaaatcaaatcGATCTTTCTCGCAATGAAAACCTATGATTGACTGATTGCATGTATTGAGATGTTTGGCCaacttaagtgtattggtattctgacacgaAACATTTTTAACAATGCTTATTGTTAGTAGTATACCTGCATATACTCTACTGCATATACTCTACAGGGCTTGACTGCGCATAACCAATTAGCCGTCGTGATATCGACGGTTCTTATTTGTTAACTGGttgataaattaatatatgaacacaacatatttaATGAATAAAGCACATGACGTACGTAAGCACAAACATTTCCCTCTAATAAATGGTAATTTTAGATTTTAAATGATGCTTTCGCTGTATGTTTGTAAATGCTCCATGAAGGTTGTGAACAATCTCCGCACACGAAAACCACTCGTACATAATGCACGTACAGATAGCGAACCATTTACACTGTTAACTCGAATTGAGATCGGTCATTGATAAAATCTAACTAGGCAACAGTTAATTTTAGTAAACGACGCCTAGCCATTTACCCAATGTAACtatacatccaaacctgaagtttttatttggcactgaatctcgacaattgcgagaaaaaaaaacaacggaAGCAAATATATAATACCGATGATCGTTCGTTCCAATAACAACGATGTAAGAACAAGGGTACACCTTGTTGCACACATGGTATGTAACCAAAGTATGCAGTGAAGGGACAAACTGAAGCATATGGacgtttgtttgtttacattaactGAATGTGACTTAACGTGACTTTACTCAAAATCCAACAT
Proteins encoded:
- the LOC139978411 gene encoding uncharacterized protein, which translates into the protein MKILAVVAISIGLLCHGAQALDCYLSVESDCSSYGDTCNEFRDTFLTVKRTTVTCPPGSRCSKSTFALSNSDVSITGKDAACVTLFQPIENKCYGQDMLNEINPFYEASLSLIADSLGLTVDDAKVCLCDENLCNHSVKFSVNLTLVVFALFVSSATYLNHM